The Leptolyngbya sp. FACHB-261 genomic interval GCAGCAAATCTCCTGAATCAAACTGGGGACACAACTGCCAACAGGCTTCTAATAAAGCACCACCCAGCGTTGCACTGAATCGCTGTTTTGCCCACTCATCCCACCTTGCATGGGGTGGATTCCACAGAATTTGTGCTAAATCATTCAAAACATTTTGAACAAGGGAAGTGTTACACAGTTCCCGCAGTCTTTCATGGGTGGGTTGACGACCCGGAGGTAAGTGAGGATCTGGTTGTTCCTCATCTTCACCTAAGTCACCTCCAAACCCCTCGTCATTTTGTTCTTCAACTGCAAGTGTCTGAAAAATCCCATCTAGAACTGCGATCATTGCTCGTCCTACCCCGTCTGCTTGCAGCGTTTCGAAAGCTTCAGGCAAGGGAATATCTTTTTCTAGAGCACGGGCGACCAGCATTGACAAATAGATCTGGTGCAACCATCCTCTCTGGAAGATGTTGGCAATTCCATCTAAGCGAGGATCATGCAAAATACGATGTTTGAAGTAAGAACTGCGGAATGAGTAGACTTTGGCACGATTGGCATCATAGGGGCTAATCGTAAAACCTTCTGGAATCCGATAACGGCATACCAAACCATCCACCGTTTGAGCAAATCCAACCCCTGCAGATCTGCCACTCTCAGCCTCAATAAACTGAATTGATGTTTCTAGTTCTTGAACCTGACAATTGCGCTTGACTCGTAGGTTTGCTTGAGAACCCAGAGCAAAACGTCTTACTTCTAAAGGATTTTGCTGGTTATGAGTAAAGCTACAAAGCTCAGAAACAATCTCTAACCACAGCGAACCTTGGGGTAAGTCCAAAGAATTTCCGCTAGATGGTGGGACAGTTTGTGTATACCATTGCAGTTGTGCATTCGATTTATCACTGACTTCCGACGGAATCTGAGCAACCCTCAGCGTCCAGGGACGAATACAGCGAATATTTGCAACTCCTTCCTGCTGCCAAATCTGGAATGTGCCAGCTTCCTCAAACTCAGCACAATATTGGTCGATCGCTAAGGTCTGATTTCCAGCAATAAGCTCAGGTGGTGCAATCCAATGGCTAGTCTGGCTACGTTGCACACCAAAGCGCCGGGAAACACGCCCAGGGGCAAAAGTTTTAAGAGCCTGAAGGATAGGTAGATAGTATTCAGCGGATTCTGTCGTCTGCTGTGTGGCGGGGGGTGTAACAATGCGAACTTCAGGCAGTAATAAGTCGCTAAAGAGACTCGTAGGTACAAAGTCAGGTAAGGGATCGTTCGTGTGATAGTCCAACTCCGGTTCCCCTGGCAATGGGAGTCGCTGCCAATTTGCCTCTAGTCGCCTGAGGAGGGTGGGTAGAACCGCCGTCATCAATGCTCTGGGGGGTTCCCACAGAATGGCTTGTGTCTCTCCCAAAGAAATCTTGAGTGCAGACTGAAGGTAGCTTTCTAGAGATTGCTGCTGTTTTTCGTTTTCAAGGATAGATTGAATAATCGTTCTAGCTTGTTGCTGACGTTGTTGCTGCGGTGAGAAGGAAGAAGGCTTAGAAAAGTCTTTCCAGATACTCCCTTGAGGAGCGCCTTGCATCTGCTGTGCAATCCAGTCCATACAAGCAAATGCGGCTTGGATGCGAATAACATAGCGGTTGGCGATAGGTAGTAATCGCTCTTCAAGGGTGGGAGCAAACAGCAAGTCATAACTTTGATAAGCAATTCGATCGCGCCCATAATCAGACAACACGACAACCGTCCAAGGGCGCATGGCTCTACTGCGTCCAGCTCGTCCCTTGCGCTGTAGAAAAGATGCTATATCTCGCGGAGCTTTGTGCTGGATAACTGCTCCTACTTTTGGGTCATTGAAGCCAACTTCTAGTGAGGATGTAGCAACAATGATATCTGCGGTTGCATCAACTCCCGTATCTTGGGAACTGGTTCGAGTAACCCGAAGCGGATTCTGAAGTGTATGCCCAATTTCTTCGCACAGGAACCAGGACTGACCAATTAGCAGACGCGGTGCTGCAGCGGTTGCGTCATGAGTACGGAGGCTTGCTAAGGGTTGGCGTTTAGCCATAGGACGACCGAAGCTGTTAAGTCCTTCAGCATCAAGCAGGTTGTGAAAGAGACGGTTAGTGACATCTAGATCATCCGTGAAGGCAAATACACGGGAACCATAAGCACCGTTGCTAGGTGTGCTGTTTGAGGGATCTAGCACCCGTTGCAGCAGCATGGCGGTTTGAATACTGGTAGATAGTAAGCTCGTCCCTGAAACCGGATCACCTCTCAGGGCTAGGAGGTATTCCATCCCCTCTGGTTGTACATCGTCACTGGGAGAAATTTCTTCGACCGATCCGGGTTCTAATCCAACGAGTTGCGTGAAGAATTCGGCGGCACTCCGAAGTGTCGCTGACAAACCTGTGAATTGGACTCGCCTACCAACAAGCTGCTGCCATCGCCTTAGCAGGTAAGCAACTTGCGCTCCATGAATCCCGACATAAGTATGAACCTCATCCAACAGCATCAGGTGAGGAGGTTTAGCCGCATTTATCCCAAAGATATGACCATATCGAGAATCGCCAAGCGAGCGATTGAGCATCTCAGTGGTCGTGAAGAGTAGATCAGGCGGAGTCTGAATCATGCGATCGCGCGTCAACACAATCTCATCCTCATGAATCACTGCACTACAAGTTGGCTCCAGGCACGTTAACTGCTCTTTCCCTTGTTCTAAGTCGCTTCGCCTCCAACTTAAAGCACCACTACACCGAGGACATCGAATATAGGGACAGGTAAAACCGCCTCGCTCAGCTTCCCAATCATTTTTTAGGGCATAATCCTCTAGATTGGCTCGCCTAGGCGTTGAACCAAAGAGAGCTCCAATCAGAATCTTGCGTTGACCTTGAGCAGTGAGTGTGGCATCAAGACGACGGGCTTCAACATAGGTTCCAGAGAACTGGTCTTTGAGCAGCTCATTACGGGGGTAGATGGCGATCGCCTTTATCCAAAAGATTGTTTTCTTAATCAACCCAGCAATATGAGTTAGGGCAGGCAAATAAAAGGCTAGAGTTTTTCCCGTTCCTGTGCCAGCGCAGACAATCATTCCACGACTCTTCGTACTGTTTAGGTCACGGAGCATGCGGGCAGTTGCTCGGAACTGAAAGTCGGCAAGTTCTAAGATGCGGTTGGGCGATCGCAGCAAAGCTTCCAATGCGGTACGCCTTACGGAGGTTAGTAGCTTCTCCGCTTCCAGTTGTTCGACTACTTTTTCGGGTTGGATTTCTCGCTTGGGATAAACTCGCTGTCGTAAGGAAAAGCGGTAGTCTGCAACCAGCGTGGGTGAAGTTTGCCAATCACGGTTAGGAAAAAGCTGCCTCAGCCGCGCAAACAACCGCACAGCCTCATACATGCGCGTTCGATAAAGTCGTCTTCCTCTCCAATTAAAATCAAACAGAAGCTTTCGCTCCTGCATCTCATCAACTAAATCCCAGGCACTAAGATCAGCATCCTGAGTTTGAATGATTTCTTCTGCGAGTTCTTCAACCTCATCTTCGTTAAAGCCACCATCTACTACTCCCCAAGCCAATAGTTTAACTTCGCGGTTCTCTAATTGATTAAGAAACTCAAGAACTAGCAGATTGAGTTGAGCATCCATAACAATGTTGCACAATAGACTTAATTAGAGACACGAATGTAAAAGAATCGGCTAAGACCTTTTTCATCCAGCCAAGCCTTGATCTCTGGAGTGAAACGATCAAGAGTGGCTCCATGAGTAGTGGCAGCTTTTAGAAAATCTTGAACGGCTATGGGTACCTCACCAGAACTAAGACTGTTCCATTCTGAGACAAGAAGAGCAATTTCCTGGTCAATTTTCTGAAACTGACCTGAATCTTGTGGAAAAGCAACTGCATTGATCTTTGCAAGACGGCTCTTGACTCTTTGAACCTTTATTTTCCAACCCTGATCCTTTTCTAATAGCTCTAGCAAATCAGGATTAGTTTTAGGTAGCTTTTGTCTTTTGTAAGTTATCCAAACTTCCTGAAAATATGTTTCTAGTTCATTTTTTAGATCAGCAATTTTTGATTCAAATTTCTGGAAAGATTTACCTTTAAACTCTTCAATTAACCAACCCCGATCTTTTTGAAACTTTGACAGAACGAAAGCGGTTTCTCCGAGTAAAGCATCAGTTTTATGGCTGAAATCAAAATCCATTAATCCTTTTTCACGAAATGCTTTTGTAGCAGTTTCTATAGAACTCAACTCTTCAACTAAAGGCTTAATCTTACTCAGGCGATCGCGGAACTTACCTAAATCAGCGGCATATTTTTTAAGATCAGTCACATCCTGTGCTAATTTGGTTAACTGTGTACATTCATCTATTAGCATTGGGCTTCTCCCTTTATTTCATTCGCTAAATTTTGAAGTTCTTGGAGTGAGTTCTCAGTGGCTAAATAGGTTGATTCGAGATCACTACTACCTGTAGCTCGTAAGTTTTCAATCTCTGTAGTTGCAGCAGTAAGTGAGCGTCCCAAAAACTCCTTTGCCTGCTTCAAGAAATTGGATAAAATTTCAACTGGCTTTGGGGAAATTGTACTTAGTTGTGAAAGAAGAACTCCGATATCTTCCTCCCCTTGAATGTCTCGCATTGACTTCAGATATGCATTTAACTGAGCACCTCGAAAATCATTAATCGCTGCCTCTAAACTTGCTGAGTTCGGTGAACGGAAAACCCCCGCATTTTTTGCTTGAGCCACTGCTTGTTCAAGTGAGCTAATTATGTTCTGCTTAGAAAAATCTTCTCCTAATTCCTGTACAACCTGTTGATAGAACGCAAGTTGTCGCTCTTGCTCCTCCCGAACGGCCTGATCTAAAAGTGTGTCTACTGCTTTACGTGTTTCACCAATGACATCAAAAGGTGGATTAATACTGACTTCCGAAACGTTTACTTTTGGTTGCCAATCTTTGACAATCTCATTAAGAGGAGTCAGAAGTTGTGCTGTATCAATTACTTGAAGTCGAGTGGAGCCTCCTTTTGTACAGGGAATTCGAGCATCGAGAATCTCCCGTAGCTTAGGTTGATGCTTCTTTAGTGTGTTAAACAACTTCTGCCAACTGTCGGCACGGTGAGCAACATCAACCTTTTCTAAATCCATGAAGATAGCGTTAATGCGCTTCTCTAGAGATTCTGTAGAACGTCCTGCCATTCGGCTTGCGATCGCTAAAAGCTCTACAACTGCTGGCACAGGATCCAAAACAGTACTCGATTTCGCCGGAATCTTAGGAATCTCACTTAGAACGAAGTTGCTCCACTCCTCTAACTTTCTTGCGTAGGTACGGAAGTAAGCCGCTCCGTTGTCAAACCGCCAATGCTTGTAGTGATGATACAGGAGAATCGCTTGAAGGGTGAAAGTGGTGTCCCCTAAGTCGGAATCCTCGGCAGGAAGGATCAAATTGATACCTTTTGTGAGCCGTAATGACGCATTATCAGACGAACTAGCATTTCTACCTTTGAAATCATTGCGAAAAACAATGTTGGTAGATTTAAATGCCTTCTCCACGAACTGATTGCGGAGTAGCAAGGCAGCAGCCCAATCAGTTCTTGTATTGATTGCATCAAAAACGAGAGGGCGAAGAGCTTGAGCAACCAACTGGGGCAGTGGGGTGCCTGTTCGCCATTCATCTAACGCTTGAAGTTGTTCAGCCAACTTGGTGGGAAGACTGACTGTTCCTATCGCCTCAACTACTGGAGTCGTCGGAGTAACTGTAGTAGGGGTAACAACAAAGGTAGCTGTGACGGTCTTAGCTCGGGTTGAAGTCGTCGTGATAACTGGTTTTTGAACTTGAATACCTAGTGGACGCAAATCAAACGCTGCGTGAACCTCAGGCGGAAGATCACATAATTCACTACCGTCTGTCCAAAGGTTGAGTAGGGCTTCCCTACGGGAAGCATTGTCAGGAGTATCTGTACTCTTAATATTTTGAGTGATTATCGTACTAAGCGGACTTCCTCTGAAGTGAGCCAGTAACAAGGGGGAGGGAAAACGCCCTTCCTCAAGGTCAGACCGGTGATACTCCAAGATGTACCTCAGTACATTCTTGATCAAAGTGCGAGGATTGAACACTCCTGTATTCACGCGAGCGCGCATTCGCTCAATGGCTTTAGCGTTAAAAGGATACAGGCCAACACCATCAATTTGCCCAAAACCAGCGTGACAGGCAGGTCTGTAGTCACAATCCAGGCAAGCATTTGGCACGGAATGGTAAGGTTGCCCCGTCTCTTCATCCGTATCTCTTAGCCATGCCTGAATCTCTTCATTGCTAAGCCGAGCTGCGTTGAGATAGCGAGATGCTAATTGTTGCACATCCGTTTGAGTTACTAGGGATTGCTCATCGACAGTCTCAATGTCCAGATTCACACTAAAATCTGTGCGGGTACGAACTGTGTCAATCAAGCCTTGGAAGTAGCCTGTTGTACAAGCTAGCGCTGTTCGCATTGCACAGAGGGGTTCCCCTTCAATCTGTTGAGGCCGTGCGAGTACAGCTTCCAAAACTTCGCGATCGATTCCTTGAAGTTTGGCAAAATCTTCAATCAGTAGAATTAGTTCTACTCCTTGTCTTGCTAAGGCACGACGCACATCCAGCATAAGTCGCTGCAGATCTTCACGACCTAGATTAAGCACTTTCGCGATCGCTGCGTCTAAATGCCTGTTTAACCATTCGACGACCTCCTGTTTGGGAATAAAGTCGTTATCGAGATGGGTATAGAAGTCACGGGCTTTTTCACTTGCCCTCTCTCTATTAAGAATTCCCGTAGGCAAATCTTCGACTGAAAAACCGCGTCGTTCTTCTACATCTTCAACACGGTTCTGAGTACCTAAGATGTGAGTCACTAGGCGCTCAATAATGCCTTTAGGCTTTAACCAAAATTGTTCAGTAAAGTATGGATCGCGTAATAAATCTGGCAATCCTTTTGCAACTTCATATTCTATTTCTGAGAGGTATGAAATATTACTTTTCCCACTCAAACCAACAGAAATCGCTAAGTTTGCCAGCAGTTGTTCACGTGCTTCAGCTTCTGTTAAAGTATTTGTCGCCTGCCGTAAACGGCTCCGGTACTCATCAAACTCGGAGCCTTCAATACCAGTCAAGATTCGTTCAAGAATGTCTCTCAGGTTTGTCCCTACTTTTGGAATCAACAGAACTCGGTAATGAGGCTCTTTACGGATGCCCTTAAGACGGGTGTATAGCCAGCGAATCAGATGTGATTTCCCAGTACCGGAAGTACCTAGAATTGGCACAAAAGCAAAATCTGGTGTTTCTAAAAAATCCTTTAAAAGTCTCTCTCCATCGTATGGGATACGTGATTGTGCCTCCGTGAGATTCTGGCGATACATTTTAGTGGGATGATGTGTCGCTAAAAAAATGTGATCTTCCGGTTGAGTCGCCTCGACATCCATGACTTGGCGAACCATATCTGTTTTCCAGCATACATACTTGCTGAATGTCATGACTGTCCTCCATTTGTTTTACTGCCAAGCCACGTAATATGGGAGATACCTGGATCTCCAAAGCCAGCGGTTAATAGCAATACTGGTGCATCTGAAAGTTTCTCTAGCCTAATGCTTCCTTCATCTTCTAAACGACGTAGAGCAATTGACGTGACACCTGAAAGATGATTTGGTTCTCTTAATTCAATTTGCTGTTCGATTTCCTCACGAAACTGACCTGTCTCAAATATGGGACAGTATTTTCCCAGTCGATTAATGAATTCTGCTAAAGGGAGTTGCTGGTTAACTTGGTTATTAAATAGTCGTTTCAGGTTATACCTCAGATAAACTGTAGGATCTGGAACTAAGACTGGTTTTTTGGACAAAGAATTTCGCCAACAAAATCCTAAATAACAACTCCAATCCTCAAACTGTCCATAACGAGTATCATTAAGTTCAAGTAATCCATCGCCAACTTGTTGACGTAATTGTGTCTCTGTCTCTTCCCAGTTTCCAGGTGCATCATAAAAATTCTGAGCTAAATACCAAGCTATAACTCTGGCAAAATCGTGATTTTCGCAATTGTCTGGCGACAGAAAAAGATTGACAACAATAGACGGCAATGAATCTTTTTTATTGATTTCTGGATTAAGCTTGATACTCGCATCGTCCTCAATCAGAAGTCCCATATTAATACACTGTCTGGTAACAGCTTTAATCATTTTATGAGGATCTTTCTTAATTTCCTCTTCTGGTATCTCATCAAGATTACTGGAAACATCTTGTTTCTTTTTGTTTAGGCTCATCAAAAGACTTATAGGAGACAGAACTTGATAAAGCTTCTCTCGATTCTCTTGATGACCTTTAGCCTTGATGAGATAGTTGTAAATTCCAATGACACGACTGGGAACTGTGTAGGCACCTTCCTTTAAAACACTCATAATCCTAGCTCCCCGCAAAGAAATTCAAAGTAGAAGTTACGACCATTGAAAACATCTTTGAGTTGGCGATGATTAGCAGTTGGATCAGGCGTATTTTCTGGTAGAAGGATGATGCGAGGAACTCCCATCTCCGGTGCTAAGAGATATCGAACTGACAGAGGCTTGCCCTCAGCGTGAAAGATTAATGTTGGAACTTTGAACATCTGAAGGGGACGATATTCCTCAAATAGAAAAATGACATTCTTGCCTGATTGTTTAGTAAAGGCTTTATGTAGTGCTGTGGGTGCAACAACATTTTGAATCCCTTGATTAATCAACCACTTAAAAAGGCGATCGCGATTACGCTCTGATCGTTTATCTTCAAATGCTGAGTAAAACACAAGCAGCAGTGATTCTCCATCCAACAACTTTTGAAGCGGTTCATCTAAGCAGAAGCTTGGCTTATCCCATACAGGTGCTGGTAATGGAATGCCGCCAGCAAACGGTTCAACTCCTTGCGCTCGGCAAACCGGGCAACCACCACACGATCGCTCCACATGAACTCGGTTGCGGTAAGGTGACTCACGTGCTGGGAT includes:
- the dpdJ gene encoding protein DpdJ, with product MDAQLNLLVLEFLNQLENREVKLLAWGVVDGGFNEDEVEELAEEIIQTQDADLSAWDLVDEMQERKLLFDFNWRGRRLYRTRMYEAVRLFARLRQLFPNRDWQTSPTLVADYRFSLRQRVYPKREIQPEKVVEQLEAEKLLTSVRRTALEALLRSPNRILELADFQFRATARMLRDLNSTKSRGMIVCAGTGTGKTLAFYLPALTHIAGLIKKTIFWIKAIAIYPRNELLKDQFSGTYVEARRLDATLTAQGQRKILIGALFGSTPRRANLEDYALKNDWEAERGGFTCPYIRCPRCSGALSWRRSDLEQGKEQLTCLEPTCSAVIHEDEIVLTRDRMIQTPPDLLFTTTEMLNRSLGDSRYGHIFGINAAKPPHLMLLDEVHTYVGIHGAQVAYLLRRWQQLVGRRVQFTGLSATLRSAAEFFTQLVGLEPGSVEEISPSDDVQPEGMEYLLALRGDPVSGTSLLSTSIQTAMLLQRVLDPSNSTPSNGAYGSRVFAFTDDLDVTNRLFHNLLDAEGLNSFGRPMAKRQPLASLRTHDATAAAPRLLIGQSWFLCEEIGHTLQNPLRVTRTSSQDTGVDATADIIVATSSLEVGFNDPKVGAVIQHKAPRDIASFLQRKGRAGRSRAMRPWTVVVLSDYGRDRIAYQSYDLLFAPTLEERLLPIANRYVIRIQAAFACMDWIAQQMQGAPQGSIWKDFSKPSSFSPQQQRQQQARTIIQSILENEKQQQSLESYLQSALKISLGETQAILWEPPRALMTAVLPTLLRRLEANWQRLPLPGEPELDYHTNDPLPDFVPTSLFSDLLLPEVRIVTPPATQQTTESAEYYLPILQALKTFAPGRVSRRFGVQRSQTSHWIAPPELIAGNQTLAIDQYCAEFEEAGTFQIWQQEGVANIRCIRPWTLRVAQIPSEVSDKSNAQLQWYTQTVPPSSGNSLDLPQGSLWLEIVSELCSFTHNQQNPLEVRRFALGSQANLRVKRNCQVQELETSIQFIEAESGRSAGVGFAQTVDGLVCRYRIPEGFTISPYDANRAKVYSFRSSYFKHRILHDPRLDGIANIFQRGWLHQIYLSMLVARALEKDIPLPEAFETLQADGVGRAMIAVLDGIFQTLAVEEQNDEGFGGDLGEDEEQPDPHLPPGRQPTHERLRELCNTSLVQNVLNDLAQILWNPPHARWDEWAKQRFSATLGGALLEACWQLCPQFDSGDLLLDLDPGPRSPDSPAKPEGIEEIWLTEASPGGSGVVEEILQRYAADPAGFFRLVESALEPSDFEIIDSELTNLLELTDSDDSICDALAQVRGAESYQSLTIASENLRRTLSHRGILVTPTVMTAIHARVLTPGSNVETDRQLLNLIRAWQAEEERLGIEIDARVFAYIASTQSRFTDALLPETRNNPYVCFQVLYGRLWLRGSLIRNRAISFYNPFATVPEADREILLDVLQPAENVVKLEEPNWREQVDQALKTVGAVSLMAKLTDRQALKQAALQLMTEPVDVEFLNVYPVIEGFRRTVQGYIVRLRIREAVQ
- the dpdG gene encoding protein DpdG is translated as MSVLKEGAYTVPSRVIGIYNYLIKAKGHQENREKLYQVLSPISLLMSLNKKKQDVSSNLDEIPEEEIKKDPHKMIKAVTRQCINMGLLIEDDASIKLNPEINKKDSLPSIVVNLFLSPDNCENHDFARVIAWYLAQNFYDAPGNWEETETQLRQQVGDGLLELNDTRYGQFEDWSCYLGFCWRNSLSKKPVLVPDPTVYLRYNLKRLFNNQVNQQLPLAEFINRLGKYCPIFETGQFREEIEQQIELREPNHLSGVTSIALRRLEDEGSIRLEKLSDAPVLLLTAGFGDPGISHITWLGSKTNGGQS
- the dpdH gene encoding protein DpdH gives rise to the protein MTFSKYVCWKTDMVRQVMDVEATQPEDHIFLATHHPTKMYRQNLTEAQSRIPYDGERLLKDFLETPDFAFVPILGTSGTGKSHLIRWLYTRLKGIRKEPHYRVLLIPKVGTNLRDILERILTGIEGSEFDEYRSRLRQATNTLTEAEAREQLLANLAISVGLSGKSNISYLSEIEYEVAKGLPDLLRDPYFTEQFWLKPKGIIERLVTHILGTQNRVEDVEERRGFSVEDLPTGILNRERASEKARDFYTHLDNDFIPKQEVVEWLNRHLDAAIAKVLNLGREDLQRLMLDVRRALARQGVELILLIEDFAKLQGIDREVLEAVLARPQQIEGEPLCAMRTALACTTGYFQGLIDTVRTRTDFSVNLDIETVDEQSLVTQTDVQQLASRYLNAARLSNEEIQAWLRDTDEETGQPYHSVPNACLDCDYRPACHAGFGQIDGVGLYPFNAKAIERMRARVNTGVFNPRTLIKNVLRYILEYHRSDLEEGRFPSPLLLAHFRGSPLSTIITQNIKSTDTPDNASRREALLNLWTDGSELCDLPPEVHAAFDLRPLGIQVQKPVITTTSTRAKTVTATFVVTPTTVTPTTPVVEAIGTVSLPTKLAEQLQALDEWRTGTPLPQLVAQALRPLVFDAINTRTDWAAALLLRNQFVEKAFKSTNIVFRNDFKGRNASSSDNASLRLTKGINLILPAEDSDLGDTTFTLQAILLYHHYKHWRFDNGAAYFRTYARKLEEWSNFVLSEIPKIPAKSSTVLDPVPAVVELLAIASRMAGRSTESLEKRINAIFMDLEKVDVAHRADSWQKLFNTLKKHQPKLREILDARIPCTKGGSTRLQVIDTAQLLTPLNEIVKDWQPKVNVSEVSINPPFDVIGETRKAVDTLLDQAVREEQERQLAFYQQVVQELGEDFSKQNIISSLEQAVAQAKNAGVFRSPNSASLEAAINDFRGAQLNAYLKSMRDIQGEEDIGVLLSQLSTISPKPVEILSNFLKQAKEFLGRSLTAATTEIENLRATGSSDLESTYLATENSLQELQNLANEIKGEAQC